Genomic segment of Camarhynchus parvulus chromosome 1A, STF_HiC, whole genome shotgun sequence:
GGACCCCGGACACGCACACACTCCTCGCCAGGCTGTGGTGTCTCACCTCTTACATAACATTCAAGTGAGATTTCTCACAGTGCTACCTTGgcaacaaactaaaaatatctAGGCAAGGTCTTGGTTTAAGCCTTATTATAAAAGCTTTATCTGTGTGATTATCTGGCGTCTGGTTTGTCTCCAGAAAGGGAAAACGCAGTATTTGAGCATGGGATGAGGGAAAAACCCATATGGGAAACTTACCCCAACTGGGTTAATCATTTCTGGTTGCACAGCGAGGTGTTTACCTACGGCCTCCAGTTTGTGTCACTTGGAATTTAGGATAAAATGAGTTCAGGCTGAcaagctgctctgtgttttcttggggaagggaagggggttTCTTTCTGTAGTTCAGTGCAGTAACATTCATTTTATACAGCaaggtttggggggaaaaaaaatctctcgGGAACATACTGAATTAAATAAAGATGGGGTGAGAACAAATGCACTTGCCACACCTGTATACcttagccaaaaaaaaaaaaaaaaaaataaacacaaggTTATGTAATGGGTCTGACCCTCCTTTCCTTGCACACCCAAAACTTGCTGGAGCCAGCGGCATCCCCGGGTGCTCAAGGCACTGCAGGTTTGGGCTCAGGGTGCATCCTCCACACTCCGGTTCTCCATAAAGTGCTAGCAcaggtgctgggctctgcccttccTCCCTCGCCTCGTTCCCCGCCCTCACCCTGAACCCATCCAGGTCTCCCGGACAACAAGTGCAAGTTCCCAAGTGGGACTTAGGGACACAATGTATAAACCCATTCCAAATAAGGTGCCACATTTAATTACTctacacagagagagaaaaaaaatgtatccttactatgttttcttccttcttcttctttttttttttgttttgttttccttatttatgcatttataaagccaaacattaaaaaaatactgagtAGCAAATTTTATCCTCGACGGTCCTCTGCGGGGCCGCTCCGGGACCTGCCGCCCCGGCAGCGGGActcccccgggccgggcccggcacCCCGCGGCCGCCAGCTCCCGGCGATCACCGGCCCCGGCGACCCCTGCCCTCCGTAGGAACCCGGGGGCGCAAGTGCGGGCCCGACGGCCCCTCAGTCCGAGGGgagggcagcggcggcggggagcCCCCGGGGCGTCTCACGGGCCCTCGGCGCCGGGCTCCTCGGCGGCTGCGGGCTCGGGCTCCGCGCCGGGCTCGGCGGCGGCAGCGAAGGGGTGCGGGAGGTGGGGCGTCGGGGGGCAGCCCGgtggcggccgccgccgccttcTCGGGGCCGAGCAcggaggagaggcagggaaaggaggcggcggcggctgccgcggcggcggccgcctGGGCCGGGATGCCCGGGTAGAGGAGCGGGATGGGGGCGGCGGGGTAGAGATACTTCTCCAGGCTGCTTTTATCCAGGAAGGGCTGCATGTaggcggcggcggccgaggGGGAGATGAAGTAGAAGGGCAGGCAGAAAGGGGCCGCCGCCGGCTGTCCGAaggggccccgccgccgcccgctcccAGGGCCATCAGCGAGCCCAGCAGGGCGGCGTCGGGTCTGACCAGtgcggcggccgccgccgccgccgccgccgcctcggctCCCCGCGCCGCCAGCCCCGGCGGGCCGGGCATGGGGCTCCCGCCGCGGTCCAGCTTCAGCCGCTTGGGCGCGGGGGGCACCTCGTCCCCCGACGGCTCCTGCTTGATGGCCAGGGCGGGCAGCGCtccgccggccgccgccgcggggccgcgctcGGGGCGCGCCTCGCCCTCCCCGCCGTAGCCGCTGTCCGTGTCCGTGTCGGTCTCGGCGCTGAGCTCGGCGGCGTGAGTCCGCTGGATGACGGGCACGCAGTTAGCCTGGCCCTCCGGCTTGTGGCCCGGCGCGCAGgggggggcgggcggggaggaagaggaggaggatccCTTGCTGAGGGGGCCCGGCGGcggggagaggagctgagggcCGGGGAGGAACTGCGACGAGATGGAGTGCAGGTGGCCGAGGAGCTGCGCGCATCGCTGCTCGCGGGGGGTCCAGCTCTCGAAGCGGGAGAGGTACTGCAGCACTTCCTTCGCGCACGTCTGAAAGCCCGAGTGGAAGGCGTCCAGGTCGGCCTGCACCGGAGACTTCATGGACCGCTCCCCTGCGGGGGAGACCGAGCGGGGACAGCGTTTACCCGCGGCTCCGGCATGGAGCGCCCCGCTCCGCGCctgccccggcccgcccccggTGCGCCCCAGCGGCGCTGCTCCCCGGACCCCGCTTACCATTCTGCAAAGCAATTAtcttctggtgctgctgctctgttaaGGCTGTTAGTGCTTTCAAGTGCTTCAAAGTCAGTTCCAGCACCACCGCTTTCTCCAGGTGTCCCAGCGTCTGCAAAGGCAAGGGTAGGGGGCGGCTTGGCTACCTCCCGGCACGTTTTGGCTACCGCCAAATGCGGCCTCCGTTAACTTCGGTGAGACCGGCCCCGAGGCATTAGGGCCAGGACGGCGGGCGGGCAGCAGTCAGGCAGCCCGGCGTCCCGGGGATGCGCAGCGGGCAGGCTGCCGGCGCCTGCATCCGCACGGGCATATACGCTCCTGGGCACCTTACCGTTAGTTTCAGATGCTCGGGTAGTAAATCCTTCAGCTGGGCAATGCATTCGTTAATCCTGTCTCGCCTCTTCTTTTCTATCAGTCTATGTGGCAGTTTGTACGTTTCCTAATTAGCAAAACCCAGAAAAGCCAAGTGTTAGGCAGAGTCTCTCGGAACGCcgatcaaaaccaaaacaaatgtCATGCGGACCACATGCCGCGCAAATTATCGTCAAGGCACCGCTCTCCCCGCCGTGCCAGCTCGCTCGTAAACCCACTTGTGATTCGGGGGGCAAACTGTATGCGCAGCCCCCCGGGGATGCTCTTCGGAGCGAAGCTACTCTGCAAAATTCAGCGAGCCCAAATTAAGCGGTTAAGCGAGAAGAGAGCCCTAGAAACTTATCCTTACCTTGCTGTCGTCCCTCTTCACGCCTCTTTTGGGTTTGCACATATACAGGGCAGGGTagtccagcctggagaaaaatacaaagatcCAGCATCTGCAAGTGCAGCGATAGCTTGCCTAGCACCTCCTCGAGTGGGCACACGGGCGCCGAGCGCTCTGCCCGAAGGGCCGGGCAAGGGCTCGCCCGGGTCCGCCAGCGGAGGGAGGCGGCgagccccgcgccccgccgggGAGCCGGCGCCGCTCCCAGCGCTTCGCAGCACTTTCTCAAGAAGACGGAACGTAGAGATACGAGACGGAGACAGTGCCCCGGCGCCTTACCCTATAAAATCCCTATGCTCCAGTAGCTGCCTCTCCGGCAAGCGGGAGATTCCTTCATCCATGTCTGGCAGCGGCTGATGTTTCGTCGCTGCTTTTGACTGAGCCTGCGGGATGCTGAGATCAGTCTCGGGAGATCCGCGAGCGACGCTGCGCACATGCAGCCTCCGTCCCCCCTCTCCCGTGCAGTGGCCAAAAGTGTGCGGCGGTTCGTCCCCCCCCCCAAGTGCctccgccgccgctgccgctcccCCCCCGCCCGCCTTCGCTGCGCTCCCCGCGCACACGCCCGcagctcccgccgccgccgccgcgcacCCGCGGGGCACGCGCGCCGACAGCCAGCCCCGCACCCGGCTCACGTGCggcgcgggcgggggcgggaccggggaggggacggggggggtcccgccgcccgcccggggccgcccTGCGAGACAGCGGCTTCCCCCCGTGTTACTGCTGCCGCCGCTGTCATCGTCAGCGTTACCGCCGCGATGATTGCCACTCTCACtgtggttttattatttttatgatttttctaatttgaatacttatgaaattattttacttttattattgtatttttaattttttttttttgcatccgGGGAGGAGACCCGCCGGTGGAAAACGTGCCCACGGGATGAAGGGGGTAATAATCGAGCCCCTCTCTTGGGGGGTGCGATTAGGGGGTCACGTTTTCTATAGATTTCTATAGGATGCGTGGGCACGAACGGGCGCACGCACACGCGTGTTACTGAGCGGAGCCCTCCCTGGCCCGGCGCCGCCGTGCCGCAGCTCTCGTCCCCCGGGGCTCCCGCCCggccgccgctgctgccggTAGCTCTCCCTCCCGACCTTTGGACGGGAGCCGGATCTGCCTGCAACGCCAGAGCGCGGCAGAAGCGCTCCTTCTATACAGACGGACTCACGTATAGAGGcacatacatataaaaatatgtctATCTCTAATGTAAACACATCAGCTGTTGACGCTGCCCTCGGGCAGTCCGCATCCCCGCAGGGCGCAGGGGGTGACATTGGCAGAGGATTTGCACCGGTGCAGGCGTGACCGGCCGCAGCAGCCCCGGGACGGGGCGGAGCGGGAACAtcccccccccccgcccgcGTCCCTGCGCGCCGGGCGCGCCCGCGCAGCCCTCGCTCCCCActggcggcggcggcaccgaCAGCCGCCTTCCTAATCCCGTCTCACACTGGTACGAGCACAGGGCCGGCAACGTGACCCGACCTGCTGCCACATCACTGCCGCCGGGCTGCACCGGGCGGCCCTGCCCCGCCGGCCCCCGCTAGCAGGCGGCGGCACCGGGCACCCCCGGCACGGGCTACCGCGGGCCGTGCCCCTccggccccgggcagccccgcggcccccgccccTCGCCCCTCGCCGGGCAGCCCGCCAGGACCCTCCTGCCAGCGGAAGGACGGGGCGCCCAGGGAAGGGGGTGCTCTCCTTTCCCGTGCCCCGGCCAAGGCGCTGTCTGTGCGTGCGTGTGTGTCCCCGCGTGTGCGTGCCCCGGCCTGCGTGTCCCCGCGTGTCCCCGCGTGTGCGCCGTGCCTGCACGCCGGCGCGGCATGTGTGCCCTGCAACGTGCGGGGTGTGCGGCGTGTGCGGGGAGcgcagcggccccggccccaCGTGTGGGCGGGGGAGCGGACACCCCCGACACCACCACCCCCTCTCAGCGCCGGGCTGGCGGGTTTCTCTCCGGTATTCCCGGCGGGAACCGCAGGCGGGAAGTGTCAGCTGAGGGGATCCATAGCGATGTGTTTATCCCCGCCGCCAGCGCTGACCGCTTGCTTTTCACTTGGTTTAGttctgctccctcccttccGCGGGCTCCGGCTCCTGGACGTGCGTGACCTCCAAACCCGGGCTCCCACAGAATCcgtgctgctgggggaggcgGGGGAATTACCCCAATAAATACCAAACACGCCCCCTGCCAAAATAGAGACGGGAACGTCACATCATTCCTGTCTAACGACCGTGCTTTACAGGTATTGTGGCCAGAAGGGTAACTTGTGATTTttgtggggggaggaggggggctGCCGAACCGCACTGCCCGTCTGTAAAGTGCGAATGAGTTTTAGGAGCAGCGAAGGCTCTGATGAGGTGTTTGAGGCTCCTGCTTGGCAAGCAGCAAGCGGCACTGCGGGCTTGTTCAGCTCTCTCCCTGTTAACTTGATGGCATTTCCACACTGTCCGAAGCTAAACcggggacaaaaaaaaacccatacatTTGTGTCACGTGCATATAGGTTATAGGAGTGGGGGGTCAGAAGGGGAGGCTCGTGAACTGCTACAGAGGTGGGTGGGAGAATCTGCTGCGGAAAGCAAATTGTTACACAGATGTCACAGAATATTACACAAATGTTCGCAGAGTcataaaatattctgagttggaagggacccacaaggatcctGGAGTCCTGCTCCAGACTCTGCACAGGACAATCCGACAATCCTACCAAGTGCCTGAAAGCATTGTCCAAAtacttcttgagctctgtgaGTCTTGAAGCTGTGGTCACTTCCCTGGAGAACCTTCTGCCGTGCTCAATCACCATCAGGAGGAAGAACTTTTTGCTAATATCCAACATAAATCTCCCCTGGGACATTACCTTGGGTAAGCCTGGACTGCAGAGCAGTTCCCTCGGGAAGGAGGACCACAGACTGCAAGGGAAACTTGCTCATCAAGGACGTATTGGTTGCCCCATGTCAGTCATCCATGCTGGACATCTAAGGAGAGCTGCAAGCTCTCTTGTTAGTCAGTGGAGAGAAACAGGCAGCTTCAGCATGAAATATCCCTCCTCGTCACTGGACTGGTCCTTGAAAAAGTATCAAGAAAACAGCCCAAGTAAAAGGAGCTTAACCCTGAACTAAAGCACCCTGAACTGGACACCTTTTGGGGGAGTGCTGACTAAAAAGGAGCTTGAactctgaaagaaaagacagtTCCCTGCAGGTGATTGCTCCCATgggcaggaaagcagggcttTGCATGGTTTCTGTAACTAACACAcagggtggggagcagggggagggaggggggcagTGAGCATTTCTGGAGCAACCTCCTTGTGGAACACCTGGAACATTTCTGGAGCATTTCTTTGCCAGCTTCATCCTCTCTGGAACAACCTGCAGATCTTCAAATTATGGAAAGAATGTCGAGGGTGAGACTCAGCTTCTAGGAGAAGTCCTAATTCTGGGATTCCTCTGGAACCAAGTGGGAACGGAAATTGAAAATTACCAAAGACTCAAAACATGAGCTGAGACAGCTGGAGACTTTGCAAAAGGAGTTCAGCAACATCTGGAAACTTCTAAGAGTTTTATAAGAGGTCACCTGGAGACAAGGATAAAAGACATCAGTGTCCAGAGAGACTGTTAAATTCTTCTGGAAGATTCCCAGTTTAAAAAGGCAGGATGGATCAAAGAGGTGAGCAGCAGCATAAGTATCatgcaaaataatgttttccagaaaataagAGGCACAACAAAAGCTTTGGCCAATTTATAAGCCAAGATGAACTATAGCAAAGAGTTaagaaattgagaaaattgGTGAGAAAAGGCTATAAAAGGCTTGCAGgttgctgcaggaaaaaaaacagcctcctgctgcacacaAGCTGGCCAGCACACAGCCTACCACCATCATTCACCAGCATTTCCAGTCTCCAGGAGAAAGGAATCAGACTATTTGTCCCAGCTGAATCAGTGCAAAAGCCACGGTGTTTGAGGAAAATGCACctgggagaggaaaatgcaCCTTGTTCAGCTCCATCCATAACCACGGCATGAGAGAATGGCTCTGAAATGGGAGGCCTAGGAGCCCATTTGATGGGGTCAGCTCTTATGTCAGTGAGCACTTGCCTTCaggaaaagagattaaattatCTAGTCTGGCTGTATGACTAGAATCAACCATCAAATTAGACAAAGCTCGTCAGCTGTGTGCCACAAAGTGGGGGACAAAGAGAATTCAGCTGAAGGATTATTTTGGTTGAATAACAAGGTATTCAACCAGGGGAAATTGGACATTGACCTAATAATAGATTTTTCAGTAAGGGGATGACCAGatcagggaaaaagggaaaggtaAGCACATAAAAATCTGAGCTGGGTCAGACAAAAGGTCCTGAAGTCCTGGAGTccaggaggagatgctttggGAGGAGCAGACAAACAGCATGGACACAATGCAAGCTTCCTAAGCCAGTCTCCCAGGTCCTGGTGGCCTGCAGGGCAGAGATTTCCTGAGCCAGGAATGATATCTCTGTGTTTAATGGGAAGCCAAAGATGCCCTAAGAGGCTGAGGAATGTGCCAAGTTTTTAAATGATGGGCTGCAGCCGAGCAGTGGGCCAGTTAGCAGGCAGTGATGAGGAGGTGGTCAGTCCtgtcagcacagcactgtgGCTCACGAGGGGACAAGAAAAGAGAACTTCCACCTCAGAGAGTACCACACACACCCAGCATATGTAAACAAGAGGGACAGGGGCCATGCAAAAACAGAGCTGAGctcagaagcagaaataaaataacctGAGTGTGGGAAGGTGGTGGGCCAAGACAAGACACAACATGCAGTGAGCCCTTTGCAGAGTTGTAAAATGAGGAAATGGGGAGAGATCCAGCTGGGGGACAGAGTCAGAACCACATTTTTGTGGAGCATTGGTGCAAAAACCTTACCAGGAGGACACTGGTCACAGTCTGGTATACTTTGGCCTATCTTAGGCCATGTGAAATGAGTGATATCAGAGATGGGCCAGTCTCCCAAACCAGCCCGTGGGCTAACGGTGACCAAGCTCATCAGCTTGTAGTGGATAGTGGTGACAGGAGAGTGTAGACGCTTCCCAAACCTGAGGAAATCAGAAACAAGGCACTGGAGCAATAAGTAAGGCATTGTGATGTCCTGATAAACACCAGGAACTGTGCCTTATCCCATCAGTTTGGAAATTCCCTTTAAAGGTGTGTTTCCAGTGAAGCTCCTTGTTTGCAGGTAGCTGAGAACCTGTCCTTCCTTCGGGGACGGTAAAAAATAAAGGGGGCTGCACTCTGAggtcactgccagccctgactGATGGGAGAGTCTGAAGCCTGCCTGGAGTCCTGGGACCTTCAGAGACTCTTCCCCAACGGGTCAGTCAGACCTTGGGTGTGTGTTACAGAAAGGATCTCCATCTGTCTGCTGGATGCCTTCCAGGAACATCAACCAGGAACAAGTAAGACAACCTTCCCCCTAAGTTCCCCCTCTGAAGTCCCTGGAAAG
This window contains:
- the BHLHE41 gene encoding LOW QUALITY PROTEIN: class E basic helix-loop-helix protein 41 (The sequence of the model RefSeq protein was modified relative to this genomic sequence to represent the inferred CDS: inserted 1 base in 1 codon; deleted 1 base in 1 codon), with product MDEGISRLPERQLLEHRDFIGLDYPALYMCKPKRGVKRDDSKETYKLPHRLIEKKRRDRINECIAQLKDLLPEHLKLTTLGHLEKAVVLELTLKHLKALTALTEQQHQKIIALQNGERSMKSPVQADLDAFHSGFQTCAKEVLQYLSRFESWTPREQRCAQLLGHLHSISSQFLPGPQLLSPPPGPLSKGSSSSSSPPAPPCAPGHKPEGQANCVPVIQRTHAAELSAETDTDTDSGYGGEGEARPERGPAAAAGGALPALAIKQEPSGDEVPPAPKRLKLDRGGSPMPGPPGLAARGAEAAAAAAAAAALVRPDAALLGSLMALGAGGGGXPFGQPAAAPFCLPFYFISPSAAAAYMQPFLDKSSLEKYLYPAAPIPLLYPGIPAQAAAAAAAAAASFPCLSSVLGPEKAAAAATGLPPTPHLPHPFAAAAEPGAEPEPAAAEEPGAEGP